The following coding sequences are from one Brooklawnia cerclae window:
- the eno gene encoding phosphopyruvate hydratase, producing MALIEYIEAREILDSRGNPTVEVEAVLDDGSYGQAGVPSGASTGAFEAVELRDGDPNRFGGKGVQQAVENVNEAIYKEVVGWDANDQRGLDEAMIALDGTDNKGKLGANAILGVSLAVARAAAESAELPLYKYLGGPTANILPVPMMNILNGGAHADSNVDIQEFMIAPIGAESFAEALRVGSEVYQSLKKVLKSKGLATGLGDEGGFAPNLESNREALDLIEEAIKAAGYVPGKDVALALDVAASEFFADDKYTFEGSAKSSAEMIEYYEKLVADYPLVSIEDPLNEEDWEGWAVITERIGDKVQLVGDDFFVTNVTRLQRGIDADSANALLVKVNQIGSLTETIDAVSLAHRSGYRTMMSHRSGETEDTTIADLAVALGCGQIKSGAPARGERVAKYNQLIRIEEELDESAVYAGASAFPRFDTEKWS from the coding sequence GTGGCACTTATCGAGTACATCGAGGCTCGCGAGATCCTGGATTCGCGCGGCAACCCCACCGTTGAGGTCGAGGCAGTCCTGGATGACGGCTCGTACGGTCAGGCTGGCGTCCCCTCGGGTGCGTCCACCGGCGCCTTCGAGGCCGTCGAGCTGCGCGACGGAGACCCGAACCGCTTCGGCGGCAAGGGCGTTCAGCAGGCGGTCGAGAATGTCAACGAGGCCATCTACAAGGAGGTCGTCGGCTGGGATGCCAACGACCAGCGTGGCCTGGACGAGGCGATGATCGCCCTCGACGGCACCGACAACAAGGGCAAGCTCGGCGCCAACGCCATCCTGGGCGTCTCGCTCGCCGTCGCCAGGGCGGCCGCGGAGTCGGCCGAACTGCCGCTGTACAAGTACTTGGGCGGCCCGACCGCCAACATCCTGCCCGTCCCGATGATGAACATCCTCAACGGTGGCGCGCACGCCGACTCCAACGTCGACATCCAGGAGTTCATGATCGCTCCGATCGGCGCCGAGAGCTTCGCCGAGGCTCTGCGCGTCGGCTCCGAGGTGTACCAGTCGCTCAAGAAGGTGCTCAAGAGCAAGGGCCTGGCCACAGGTCTGGGCGACGAGGGTGGTTTCGCCCCCAACCTCGAGTCGAACCGTGAGGCCCTCGATCTCATCGAGGAGGCCATCAAGGCCGCCGGCTACGTGCCCGGCAAGGACGTCGCCCTCGCGCTCGACGTAGCCGCCAGCGAGTTCTTCGCCGACGACAAGTACACCTTCGAGGGCAGCGCGAAGTCGTCCGCCGAGATGATCGAGTACTACGAGAAGCTCGTGGCCGACTACCCGCTGGTCTCCATCGAGGATCCGTTGAACGAGGAGGACTGGGAAGGCTGGGCCGTCATCACCGAGCGCATCGGTGACAAGGTGCAGCTCGTCGGCGACGACTTCTTCGTCACCAACGTGACCCGTCTGCAGCGTGGTATCGACGCCGACTCGGCCAACGCCCTGCTGGTGAAGGTGAACCAGATCGGTTCGCTCACCGAGACCATCGACGCCGTCAGCCTGGCCCACCGCAGCGGTTACCGGACGATGATGAGCCACCGTTCCGGCGAGACCGAGGACACCACGATCGCCGATCTCGCCGTGGCCCTGGGCTGTGGCCAGATCAAGTCGGGAGCCCCGGCTCGTGGCGAGCGCGTCGCGAAGTACAACCAGCTGATCCGTATCGAGGAGGAGCTGGACGAGTCGGCCGTGTACGCGGGCGCTTCGGCGTTCCCCCGTTTCGACACCGAGAAGTGGAGCTGA
- a CDS encoding MazG family protein: protein MTGAAGEETRPGDDQLARLRQIVRRIRRECPWDAEQTHRSLTKHLIEEAAEVVEAIEAGSDDSDIPDADLCEELGDLLLQVYLQAEIAEQQGRFALDDVARGIGDKLVRRHPWVFAGTDDPDDMMGAWEAAKRAEKQRTSALDGIPSTLAALSRAAKVIARVRDVHLPVELVDEPIGADEVGEQILVLVQRAQASGIDADQATRDALRRFEDDVRRVETGPDSGEQGKN, encoded by the coding sequence CTGACCGGCGCCGCGGGCGAGGAGACCCGGCCGGGTGACGACCAGCTCGCACGTCTGCGGCAGATCGTCCGTCGCATCCGGCGGGAGTGCCCCTGGGATGCGGAACAGACGCACCGCAGCCTCACCAAGCATCTGATCGAGGAGGCCGCCGAGGTCGTCGAGGCGATCGAGGCGGGCTCCGACGACTCCGACATCCCCGACGCCGATCTGTGCGAGGAACTGGGCGATCTGCTGCTGCAGGTGTACCTGCAGGCCGAGATCGCCGAGCAGCAGGGCCGGTTCGCTCTGGACGACGTCGCGCGCGGCATCGGCGACAAGCTGGTGCGCCGCCACCCGTGGGTTTTCGCGGGCACCGACGACCCCGATGACATGATGGGCGCCTGGGAGGCGGCCAAGCGCGCCGAGAAGCAGCGCACGAGCGCCCTCGACGGCATTCCCTCGACGCTGGCGGCGCTCTCGCGTGCGGCGAAGGTGATTGCACGCGTCCGCGATGTTCATCTGCCCGTCGAACTGGTGGACGAGCCGATCGGCGCCGACGAGGTGGGCGAGCAGATCCTCGTCCTGGTGCAGCGTGCCCAGGCGAGCGGGATCGATGCCGACCAGGCGACGCGCGACGCTTTGCGACGGTTCGAGGACGATGTGCGACGCGTCGAGACCGGCCCGGATTCCGGGGAGCAGGGTAAGAACTGA
- the mfd gene encoding transcription-repair coupling factor — protein MSLSGLTQALAEDPGISGAIAEARAKVPSLDLVSAPAARPALMAALSVASGRPLLVVTSTFREAEQLTVQLESLLAPGEVAYYPAWETLPHERLSPRSDTVGRRLAVLRRVAGTDELPAPSVVVAPVRSMLQPQVKGLAELRPVRLRTGDEYPLDRLAGDFVAAAYQRVDLVERRGEFAVRGGIVDVFPPTEEHPVRVDFFGDEIDSITYFHVADQRSTDVTVPEAVAAPCRELLITDDVRERAAALVDDHPELAELLEKVAQGQAAEGMEALIPALVDELELLVDVMPDDTLVLVSDPELVRTRAEDLVRTSQEFLHAGWAAAASGGRAPIDLGATAYRTLADVRRAAIGRGLGWWLASPFSVAPDDTTEPETDASIAGVPSRRLDLLDTPSWHGDVSGFIDQIRADVATGTRVVLSVEGAGPASRMGELLGEHDIASRSAEGDAPVPPRGNPVVTIVRSALTHGFRAPAIDLVVHTASDITGATPERTGRKMPARRRNQIVPLELKPGDPLVHQQHGVGRYVEMATRTVAGATREYLVVEYAPSKRGQPRDRLYVPMDQLDEISRYVGGEAPQLDRLGGSDWKQRKSRARKAVREVAAELIKLYAARQATRGHAFAPDTPWQRELEDAFAYTETPDQLSVINEVKHDMEQVVPMDRLVCGDVGYGKTEIAVRAAFKAVQDAKQVAVLVPTTLLVQQHTQTFADRYAGFPVTVASMSRFQTDKEIKTTLDGLASGRVDVVIGTHRLFSDKVKFHDLGLVVVDEEQRFGVEHKEALKKLRVNVDVLSMSATPIPRTLEMAITGIREMSTIATPPEERHPVLTFAGPYDEGQVTAAIRRELAREGQVFFVHNRVTDIERIAARIRDAVPEARVLTAHGQMGERSLEQVMVDFWERRADVLVCTTIVEAGLDISTANTLIVDRADQMGLSQLHQLRGRVGRGRERGYAYFLYPADKPLTETAHDRLTALATNNDLGAGMAIAMKDLEIRGAGNLLGDEQSGHIADVGFDLYIRMVGEAVGEFRGEAASDEAPEMRIELPVDAHLPTDYVESERLRLEMYRRLAEVRGPDDVEAIRAELLDRYGPVPEPTEALLRVARFRLACRDAGLTEVVGQGNFIRFGPVNGRVLPSGETVDLPESRMLRLNRLHPGTLIKQATNVALVPRPRASGVPVTPVEGNPLLDWATELVGAVFASPSALAGAGASSTGPGQ, from the coding sequence GTGAGCTTGTCCGGTCTGACGCAGGCACTCGCCGAGGATCCCGGCATCAGTGGGGCAATCGCCGAGGCCCGGGCCAAAGTCCCATCCCTCGATCTTGTCAGCGCCCCGGCTGCGCGCCCCGCCCTCATGGCCGCGCTCAGCGTCGCCTCCGGCCGTCCGCTGCTCGTCGTCACCTCCACCTTCCGTGAGGCCGAACAGCTGACCGTCCAGCTGGAGTCGCTCCTGGCACCCGGCGAGGTCGCGTACTACCCGGCCTGGGAGACCTTGCCGCACGAGCGTCTCAGCCCGCGTTCCGACACCGTCGGACGACGGCTCGCGGTGCTGCGCCGCGTCGCGGGCACCGACGAGCTTCCCGCCCCGTCGGTGGTGGTGGCCCCGGTGCGATCGATGCTCCAGCCGCAGGTCAAGGGGCTTGCCGAGCTCCGGCCCGTCCGGTTGCGCACAGGGGACGAGTACCCCCTCGACCGGCTCGCCGGCGACTTCGTCGCGGCGGCCTATCAGCGAGTCGATCTCGTGGAGCGGCGCGGTGAGTTCGCGGTTCGCGGCGGCATCGTCGACGTCTTCCCGCCCACCGAGGAACATCCCGTGCGGGTGGACTTCTTCGGCGACGAGATCGACTCCATCACCTATTTTCACGTGGCCGATCAGCGGTCCACCGATGTCACGGTGCCCGAGGCGGTCGCCGCGCCCTGCCGCGAGTTGCTCATCACCGACGACGTGCGCGAGCGTGCCGCAGCACTCGTCGACGACCATCCCGAGCTGGCCGAGTTGCTCGAGAAGGTGGCGCAGGGACAGGCCGCCGAGGGCATGGAGGCTCTGATTCCCGCCCTCGTGGACGAGCTCGAGCTGCTCGTCGACGTCATGCCGGACGACACCCTGGTGCTGGTGAGCGATCCCGAACTCGTCCGGACGCGCGCCGAGGACCTCGTCCGTACCAGTCAGGAGTTCCTGCACGCCGGGTGGGCGGCGGCGGCATCGGGCGGACGCGCCCCCATCGACCTCGGGGCCACCGCCTATCGCACTCTCGCCGACGTGCGGCGGGCCGCGATCGGACGCGGGCTCGGGTGGTGGCTGGCATCGCCCTTCTCCGTGGCCCCCGATGACACCACCGAACCCGAGACCGACGCGTCTATCGCAGGCGTTCCATCGCGGCGGCTCGATCTGCTCGACACCCCGAGCTGGCACGGCGACGTGTCGGGCTTCATCGATCAGATCCGCGCCGACGTGGCCACCGGCACACGGGTGGTGCTGAGCGTCGAAGGGGCGGGGCCCGCGTCCCGCATGGGCGAACTGCTGGGCGAACACGACATCGCGTCCCGCTCGGCCGAGGGGGACGCCCCCGTGCCGCCGCGGGGGAATCCCGTGGTCACCATCGTCCGCAGCGCGCTGACCCACGGCTTCCGCGCCCCGGCCATCGACCTGGTCGTCCACACCGCTAGCGACATCACAGGAGCCACCCCGGAGCGCACCGGCCGCAAGATGCCTGCGCGGAGGCGCAACCAGATCGTCCCGCTCGAGCTCAAACCGGGCGATCCGCTCGTCCACCAGCAGCACGGCGTCGGACGATATGTCGAGATGGCGACGCGCACCGTGGCCGGAGCCACCCGCGAGTACCTGGTCGTCGAGTACGCGCCGTCGAAGCGCGGGCAGCCGCGCGACCGGCTGTACGTGCCGATGGACCAGCTCGACGAGATCTCGCGGTACGTCGGTGGTGAGGCGCCGCAGCTCGATCGGCTGGGCGGCTCCGACTGGAAGCAGCGCAAGTCGCGGGCCCGCAAGGCGGTGCGCGAGGTGGCCGCCGAGCTCATCAAGCTCTACGCGGCCCGGCAGGCCACCCGCGGGCACGCGTTCGCGCCCGACACGCCGTGGCAGCGCGAGCTGGAGGACGCGTTCGCCTATACCGAGACCCCCGATCAGCTGTCGGTGATCAACGAGGTCAAACACGACATGGAACAGGTCGTCCCGATGGACCGGCTGGTCTGTGGCGACGTCGGCTACGGCAAGACCGAGATCGCCGTGCGCGCGGCCTTCAAGGCCGTCCAGGACGCCAAGCAGGTCGCGGTGCTCGTGCCGACGACGCTGCTCGTCCAGCAGCACACCCAGACCTTCGCCGACCGGTACGCGGGTTTCCCGGTGACGGTCGCGTCCATGAGCCGGTTCCAGACCGACAAGGAGATAAAGACCACTCTCGACGGGCTGGCGTCCGGGCGGGTCGACGTGGTCATCGGCACCCACCGGTTGTTCTCCGACAAGGTGAAGTTCCACGACCTCGGGCTGGTCGTCGTGGACGAGGAGCAGCGCTTCGGCGTCGAGCACAAGGAGGCGCTGAAGAAGCTGCGGGTGAACGTCGACGTGCTCTCGATGAGCGCGACCCCGATCCCCAGGACGCTGGAGATGGCGATCACCGGCATCCGCGAGATGTCGACGATCGCGACCCCTCCCGAGGAACGTCACCCCGTGCTCACGTTCGCCGGGCCGTACGACGAGGGCCAGGTGACCGCGGCGATCCGCCGCGAGCTCGCCCGCGAGGGGCAGGTGTTCTTCGTCCACAACAGGGTGACCGACATCGAGCGCATCGCTGCGCGTATCCGGGACGCTGTGCCCGAGGCCCGGGTCCTGACCGCTCACGGGCAGATGGGGGAGCGCTCGCTCGAGCAGGTGATGGTCGATTTCTGGGAGCGGCGGGCAGATGTGCTCGTCTGCACGACCATCGTCGAGGCGGGCCTCGACATCTCGACGGCGAACACCCTGATCGTCGACCGCGCCGACCAGATGGGCCTGTCGCAGCTGCATCAGCTGCGCGGCCGTGTGGGACGAGGACGCGAGCGCGGGTACGCCTACTTCCTGTACCCGGCCGACAAGCCCCTCACCGAGACCGCCCACGACCGGCTGACCGCTCTGGCGACGAACAACGACCTCGGCGCGGGCATGGCGATCGCGATGAAGGACCTGGAGATCCGAGGCGCCGGCAACCTGCTGGGGGACGAGCAGTCGGGCCACATCGCCGACGTCGGTTTCGACCTGTACATCCGCATGGTCGGAGAGGCGGTCGGGGAGTTCCGCGGCGAGGCTGCGTCCGACGAGGCGCCCGAGATGCGCATCGAGTTGCCGGTGGACGCGCACCTGCCCACCGACTATGTCGAATCGGAACGCCTGCGCCTGGAGATGTACCGGCGGCTTGCCGAGGTGCGCGGTCCAGACGACGTCGAGGCGATTCGCGCCGAGCTTCTCGACCGGTACGGGCCGGTTCCCGAGCCCACCGAGGCGCTGCTGCGCGTCGCCCGGTTCCGGTTGGCCTGCCGCGATGCCGGGCTGACCGAGGTGGTCGGCCAGGGCAACTTCATCCGGTTCGGGCCGGTGAACGGGCGCGTCCTCCCCTCGGGCGAGACCGTCGACCTGCCGGAGTCACGCATGCTCAGGCTCAACCGCCTGCATCCGGGGACGTTGATCAAGCAGGCGACCAATGTGGCGTTGGTCCCCAGGCCCAGGGCATCGGGCGTGCCGGTCACCCCGGTGGAGGGCAACCCGCTGCTCGACTGGGCGACCGAGCTGGTCGGGGCGGTGTTCGCGTCCCCGTCAGCGTTGGCGGGAGCGGGCGCGTCCTCGACGGGGCCGGGACAGTAG
- the pth gene encoding aminoacyl-tRNA hydrolase — MSTWLLVGLGNPGPEYEWTRHNVGFMTADELARRARASFSSARGMRAGVAETVISVTGLGIPPGDKLVIAKPRTYMNESGVAVGKLASFHKVAPDHIVVVHDELDLDFGQLRLKQGGGDNGHNGLKSIRAHLHTGDYFRVRIGIGRPPGRQDPVDYVLGTFPGAMREDLAVEIGRAADACEALVTEGLASAQNRFNS, encoded by the coding sequence GTGAGCACGTGGCTGCTCGTCGGGCTGGGTAATCCCGGCCCGGAGTACGAGTGGACCCGGCACAACGTCGGCTTCATGACCGCGGACGAGCTCGCCCGGCGTGCACGGGCGAGCTTTTCGTCCGCCCGTGGCATGCGGGCCGGTGTCGCCGAGACCGTCATCTCGGTGACCGGGCTCGGCATTCCGCCGGGCGACAAACTGGTGATCGCCAAACCGCGCACCTACATGAACGAGTCGGGCGTGGCCGTGGGCAAGCTGGCGTCCTTCCACAAGGTGGCACCCGACCACATCGTCGTCGTCCACGATGAACTCGACCTCGACTTCGGCCAGTTGCGGCTGAAGCAGGGAGGCGGCGACAACGGGCACAACGGGCTCAAGTCGATTCGCGCCCATCTGCACACCGGTGACTATTTCCGGGTGCGTATCGGCATCGGACGCCCACCCGGTCGTCAGGATCCGGTCGACTACGTGCTCGGTACTTTCCCCGGCGCGATGCGCGAGGACCTCGCCGTCGAGATCGGCCGGGCCGCGGACGCATGCGAGGCACTGGTCACCGAAGGGCTCGCGTCTGCCCAGAACCGGTTCAACAGTTGA
- a CDS encoding 50S ribosomal protein L25/general stress protein Ctc — translation MADTIKLNAEARDEFGKGAARRIRRQHKIPAVLYGHGSDPIHITLPGHETMLALRQANALLSLDMPGGEEQLALPKQVQRHPVRGEIEHVDLLIVKRGEKVTVPVPIVVVGELVEDTVVNQERNELHITAEATNIPADIEISVEGLPVGTQVFAADVKLPEGVELHDDPESLVLVVSPATAAEDLEASTEAEEPEAAEAGAEDEVKEEE, via the coding sequence ATGGCAGACACCATCAAACTGAACGCCGAGGCCCGTGACGAGTTCGGCAAGGGCGCTGCTCGCCGCATCCGGCGCCAGCACAAGATTCCGGCCGTGCTGTACGGACACGGTTCCGACCCCATCCACATCACCCTGCCCGGTCACGAGACCATGCTGGCGCTGCGTCAGGCGAACGCGCTGCTGAGCCTCGACATGCCCGGCGGCGAAGAGCAGCTGGCCCTGCCGAAGCAGGTGCAGCGTCACCCCGTGCGCGGCGAGATCGAGCACGTCGACCTGCTGATCGTCAAGCGCGGCGAGAAGGTCACCGTGCCGGTGCCCATTGTGGTCGTCGGCGAGCTGGTCGAGGACACCGTGGTCAACCAGGAGCGCAACGAGCTGCACATCACCGCCGAGGCCACGAACATCCCGGCCGACATCGAGATCTCGGTCGAAGGTCTTCCCGTGGGCACCCAGGTGTTCGCCGCCGACGTCAAGCTCCCTGAGGGCGTGGAGCTGCACGACGATCCGGAGTCGCTGGTGCTCGTGGTCAGCCCGGCCACCGCCGCCGAGGACCTTGAGGCTTCCACCGAGGCCGAGGAGCCGGAGGCCGCCGAGGCCGGTGCCGAGGACGAGGTGAAGGAAGAGGAGTGA
- a CDS encoding ribose-phosphate diphosphokinase: MSGVKRPTDKHLMLFTGRANPKLGEEVGELMGVEMTPSRLVTYANSEIYVRFEESVRGSDAFVIQSHPSPVNEWLMEQLIMVDALKRASARHITVVAPFYPYARQDKKHLGREPISARLIADLYRTAGADRIMSVDLHTAQIQGFFDGPLDHLTALPVLADYVAAKYDVTKMTIVSPDAGRVRLADQWCDRLHAPLAIIHKRHDPTVANQVAVHEVVGDVRGRTCLLVDDMVDTAGTICQAANALLAHGAEKVLCAATHAVLSDPAAERLNETPFEEVIFTNTLPIREGVDVPKMTVLSIAPLLAQAIHEIFEDGSVTSLFNGTPPA; the protein is encoded by the coding sequence GTGAGCGGGGTCAAGCGTCCCACCGACAAGCACCTGATGCTCTTCACGGGGCGTGCGAACCCGAAGCTGGGTGAGGAGGTGGGTGAGCTGATGGGAGTCGAGATGACCCCCAGCCGCCTGGTCACCTACGCCAACTCCGAGATCTACGTGCGCTTCGAGGAGTCCGTCCGCGGCAGCGACGCGTTCGTCATCCAGTCGCATCCCTCGCCGGTGAACGAGTGGCTGATGGAGCAGCTCATCATGGTGGACGCGCTCAAGCGTGCGTCCGCGAGGCACATCACCGTCGTCGCACCCTTCTACCCCTACGCGCGCCAGGACAAGAAGCATCTCGGCCGTGAACCGATCTCGGCACGGTTGATCGCCGATCTCTACCGGACGGCCGGCGCCGACCGGATAATGAGCGTCGACCTGCACACCGCCCAGATCCAGGGCTTCTTCGACGGGCCCCTCGACCATCTGACCGCGCTGCCCGTCCTCGCCGACTACGTCGCCGCCAAGTACGACGTGACGAAGATGACGATCGTCAGCCCGGACGCCGGGCGCGTCCGGCTCGCTGACCAGTGGTGCGACCGGCTCCATGCCCCGCTGGCCATCATCCACAAGCGTCACGACCCGACCGTCGCCAACCAGGTGGCGGTGCACGAGGTGGTCGGCGACGTGCGGGGACGTACCTGTCTGCTGGTGGACGACATGGTCGACACCGCGGGGACGATCTGCCAGGCGGCCAACGCGCTCCTGGCGCACGGAGCCGAGAAGGTGCTCTGCGCGGCGACGCATGCGGTGCTGTCGGACCCGGCGGCCGAGCGGCTCAACGAGACCCCCTTCGAGGAGGTCATCTTCACCAACACCCTGCCCATTCGCGAGGGGGTCGACGTCCCGAAGATGACGGTGCTGTCGATCGCCCCGCTGCTGGCGCAGGCTATCCACGAGATCTTCGAGGACGGCTCGGTCACCAGTCTGTTCAACGGCACTCCGCCCGCCTGA